CGGTCCACCTGGGTGCAGATGTCGCGCGCCACCTCGTGCAGGCGCGACTGCGGCACCGGCAGCCCCTGCTCGATGACCAGCGACAGAAAGTCGCTGCCCATGCGGATGGCGTTGAGCGGCTGGTTCAGTTCGTGTGCCACCCCGGCGGACATTTCACCCAGCGACTTCATCTTGGCCGCCTGGATGATCTGGGCGTCCTTGTCCATCATTTCGGTGATGTCGGTGGTGGACACGATGATGGCGGGCCGCCCGCGATAGCTGATGGGGCAGGCGTGCAGGTTGACGTGGAACACGCTGCCGTCCTTGCGTACCTGCATGGCCTTGGGGATGTTCAGACAGCCGCCAGCCGCGTCGCCGCCATCGAACACGGTGTCGAACACGGCGCTGCACTCGCGCACGGTGTCGCCGCCCAGCACGGTGAGCGACAGGCCCTTCATCTCCTCGCGGGTATAGCCGTACATTTCCACGGCGCGCGGGTTGGCGTCCAGAATGCCAAGGTCGGTGCAGTCCACCACGAAGATGGGGTCCGGCCCGCTGTCGAACAGCGAGCGGTACTTGCCCTCCGATTCCTGCAACCGCTTGCGGTACAGCCGGATGGACCACACCATGTTGCGGAACGAGTCGGCCAGCTGGATCACCTCGTCGCCGCCGCGCTTGCGGTAGAACACGCAGGTGGGGCAGCTGTGCAGCCGCTCCGGCGACTGGCGCGGGCCACGGCGCTGCTCGTCAAAGTGCCAGCAGGGCAGGTCGGTGTTGCTGTAGGCGGGGCAGTCGTGGATGTCCCAGCCCGCGTCGGGCACGTCGAGGTCCACGGCGGTGTTGAAGTTGCCGCGCGAAAGATCGTCGGAAATGCGCGTCAGGCGCGTTACCGGCGCGGTGATGTACCGGGCGAGGTAGTGGCTGATGAAGAAGGTGATCACCACCACCGCCGTGATGAACCCCAGAAAGGTCACCCGCAGCTTGCCCACCAGGCTGTCCATGTGGTCCTTGCTGAGGCCCACGTGCACGTCGCCGATGCGGTACAGCCCCTCCTTCACCGGCACGGCGATGTCGTAGGCCGACATGCCCAGCACGTCCACCAGCTCCACGCTTTTGGCCACCCCGTCGGGCAGGGGGTTGGCCATGCGCAGGTATTCGGGGAATGGCTTGATGAAGGTGTGGGCCAGCACGGTGCCCTGCGGGTCGGTGACGAAGATGTACGCGATGAACTGGTGCCGCTCGCGCAGTTGGGCCTCGTCGAAGATCAGCCCCACCAGTTGCGGCACGTCGTTGTCCAGGATGTACCCCGCCCCGCGTGCCGCCACGCTGTGGGCGATGGCCGCGCCGCGCAGTTCCAGTTCCGCCGTCAGGCCGGAAACCAGGATCCACCGGGCCAGCAGGGCGATGGTGCCGCTGATGGCCATGATCACCACCAGGATGGTGATGAAGAACTTCTGTTGCAGCCCCAGGCGCTGGAAGCGACGCAGGATCATGGCCGGACCTCCGCAGTGCCGGGCCGGACCTCCGCAGTGCCGGGCCGGACCGTGATGTCGCCGACCGGGGAGGAGGGCGCGGTGCCGGGGGGCGCGTCGGGCCGGGGGGCCTGTTCCGCCCCGGAGAGTGCGGGGGCTTGATCGGGAGCCTGATCGGGAGCCTGCCCGGACGCCTCGTCGGGAGTCGGTGCGGGCAGGGGGCGCACTTCGCCAAAATCGCGGATCAGATCGAACTGCCCGTCGTGCAGCCGGGTGAAGTACACCTGGTTCATGCCCTGCCTGCTTTCGGGCGAAAAGGACACGTAGGTGCTGCCGCCCAGCGGGTAGTCGCGCAACGATTCCAGGGCCTGCACGAAGCCTTCGCGGGTCAGGTTGCGACCGGCGCGGCGCAGCCCTTCCACCAGGATGCGCGCGTTGACGTAGCCTTCAAGGCCGATGGTGTTGGGCGTCTCGTCGGGAAAGTAGCGGCGCAGCAGTTGCACGTAGTCGGCGGCGGCGGCCAGCAGGTCGGGGGTTTCCTTGGCGCGCGGGGGCGGCACCACCTGCGACATGGTCACCGGGTTCACCGGCGCGTTGCCCAGCAGCCGGGCCAGTTCTTCCGCCCCGGTGAACGACAGGCAGTGGAACACCGCGCGCAGGCCCGCCTGTTCCGCCAGGCGGATGAACCGGGCCGAGGGCTCGTAGGTGCCCACCATGACCACGGCCTGGGC
This DNA window, taken from Nitratidesulfovibrio sp., encodes the following:
- a CDS encoding ATP-binding protein → MILRRFQRLGLQQKFFITILVVIMAISGTIALLARWILVSGLTAELELRGAAIAHSVAARGAGYILDNDVPQLVGLIFDEAQLRERHQFIAYIFVTDPQGTVLAHTFIKPFPEYLRMANPLPDGVAKSVELVDVLGMSAYDIAVPVKEGLYRIGDVHVGLSKDHMDSLVGKLRVTFLGFITAVVVITFFISHYLARYITAPVTRLTRISDDLSRGNFNTAVDLDVPDAGWDIHDCPAYSNTDLPCWHFDEQRRGPRQSPERLHSCPTCVFYRKRGGDEVIQLADSFRNMVWSIRLYRKRLQESEGKYRSLFDSGPDPIFVVDCTDLGILDANPRAVEMYGYTREEMKGLSLTVLGGDTVRECSAVFDTVFDGGDAAGGCLNIPKAMQVRKDGSVFHVNLHACPISYRGRPAIIVSTTDITEMMDKDAQIIQAAKMKSLGEMSAGVAHELNQPLNAIRMGSDFLSLVIEQGLPVPQSRLHEVARDICTQVDRATEIINTLRSFGRKADTVIEPLDINRPTRAVLPLVERQFLLQNVEVKLDLAEGLPPVRAHENRLQQVFFNLVTNARDAILDRARTDGGLRGVITISTRAEAEGDTVVATVADNGAGIPEALREQIFQPFFTTKVTGQGMGLGLSIVYGIVRDYGGDIRIESTEGKGTAFHVRLPAHRDTPPHGGRKDDSHAHPGD
- a CDS encoding ABC transporter substrate-binding protein, which produces MLAACNADSPRQQEDATAPGVTDDAIHLASSLALTGHASYLGVQTLRGALSYIHHINDTGGVHGRRIMVTAADDGYDPPRCLANTQRFLIDGDVFALFSYVGTPTTMRVLPLVEEARIPLVGMFTGANGLREPFNRYVFNVRASYYQETKAAVRHLVRDLGLTRIAVFYQYDAYGFDGLTGTEIALRELGLAPVTRGSYVRGTTKVEEGLRRILAADAQAVVMVGTYEPSARFIRLAEQAGLRAVFHCLSFTGAEELARLLGNAPVNPVTMSQVVPPPRAKETPDLLAAAADYVQLLRRYFPDETPNTIGLEGYVNARILVEGLRRAGRNLTREGFVQALESLRDYPLGGSTYVSFSPESRQGMNQVYFTRLHDGQFDLIRDFGEVRPLPAPTPDEASGQAPDQAPDQAPALSGAEQAPRPDAPPGTAPSSPVGDITVRPGTAEVRPGTAEVRP